In the Micromonospora narathiwatensis genome, one interval contains:
- a CDS encoding geranylgeranyl reductase family protein yields MTAVENDADVIVVGAGPGGSATAYHLARHGVRVLLLEKTEFPREKVCGDGLTPRAVRQLVRMGVDTSPEAGWLHNKGLRVIGGGVRLELDWPDLASFPNYGLVRTRLDFDDLLARQAVAAGAKLQTSVNVIGPVLDADDRVIGVQAEVGPDKEPAAFHAPLVVAADGVSGRFPLALGLAKREDRPIGVAVRRYYRSPAKHDDDYLESWLELRAKGNDALLPGYGWIFGLGDGRVNVGLGVLNSSAAFGKTNYRRLLTDWLANTPEEWGMTDETNAEGPILGAALPMGFNRVPHYTRGVLLVGDSGGMVNPFNGEGIAYAMESGELAAEVAVQALARSTGAERERALQAYPQELKARFGGYYRLGGIFVKLIGRPEIMRLATKHGMPHPMLMRFVLKLLANLTDPRGGDAMDRVINAMTKVAPAV; encoded by the coding sequence ATGACCGCGGTGGAGAACGACGCCGACGTGATCGTCGTGGGCGCCGGTCCCGGAGGATCGGCAACCGCGTACCACCTGGCGCGGCACGGCGTACGCGTGCTGCTGCTGGAGAAGACCGAGTTCCCCCGGGAGAAGGTCTGCGGCGACGGGCTCACCCCCCGCGCCGTGCGGCAGCTCGTGCGGATGGGCGTGGACACCTCGCCCGAGGCGGGCTGGCTGCACAACAAGGGCCTCCGGGTGATCGGCGGCGGGGTGCGCCTGGAACTGGACTGGCCCGACCTGGCCAGCTTCCCCAACTACGGCCTGGTCCGGACCCGGCTCGACTTCGACGACCTGCTCGCCCGGCAGGCCGTCGCCGCCGGAGCGAAGCTGCAGACCAGCGTGAACGTGATCGGGCCGGTGCTCGACGCCGACGACCGGGTGATCGGCGTGCAGGCCGAGGTGGGGCCGGACAAGGAGCCGGCCGCCTTCCACGCCCCGCTGGTGGTCGCCGCGGACGGCGTCTCCGGCCGCTTCCCGCTCGCCCTCGGCCTGGCCAAGCGGGAGGATCGGCCGATCGGCGTCGCGGTCCGCCGCTACTACCGCTCGCCCGCCAAGCACGACGACGACTACCTCGAGTCGTGGCTGGAGCTGCGGGCCAAGGGCAACGACGCGCTGCTCCCCGGCTACGGCTGGATCTTCGGCCTCGGCGACGGCCGGGTGAACGTCGGCCTGGGCGTGCTCAACTCCTCCGCCGCCTTCGGCAAGACCAACTACCGGCGGCTGCTCACCGACTGGCTGGCCAACACCCCCGAGGAGTGGGGGATGACCGACGAGACCAACGCGGAGGGGCCGATCCTCGGCGCCGCGCTGCCGATGGGTTTCAACCGGGTGCCGCACTACACGCGCGGAGTGCTGCTGGTCGGCGACTCCGGCGGCATGGTCAACCCGTTCAACGGCGAGGGCATCGCGTACGCGATGGAGTCCGGCGAGCTGGCCGCCGAGGTGGCGGTGCAGGCGCTCGCCCGGTCCACCGGCGCCGAGCGGGAGCGGGCGCTGCAGGCGTACCCGCAGGAGTTGAAGGCCCGCTTCGGCGGCTACTACCGGCTCGGCGGGATCTTCGTGAAGCTGATCGGCCGTCCGGAGATCATGCGGCTCGCCACCAAGCACGGCATGCCGCACCCGATGCTGATGCGCTTCGTGCTCAAGCTGCTGGCCAACCTGACCGACCCCCGGGGCGGGGACGCGATGGACCGGGTCATCAACGCGATGACGAAGGTGGCACCAGCCGTGTAG
- a CDS encoding NADH-quinone oxidoreductase subunit A, with protein MTLSPYAPIIGLFALAAGFALFSVASARLAGPRRLNKAKLEAYECGIEPSPQPVGGGRFPIKFYLTAMLFIVFDIEIIFLYPWAVSFDALPIFGFVEMVLFIVAVFVAYAYVWRRGGLDWD; from the coding sequence ATGACGCTCTCGCCTTACGCACCCATCATCGGGCTGTTCGCCCTCGCCGCGGGATTCGCGCTGTTCTCCGTGGCCTCCGCCCGACTCGCCGGCCCCCGGCGGCTGAACAAGGCCAAGCTCGAGGCGTACGAGTGCGGCATCGAGCCGAGCCCGCAGCCGGTCGGCGGCGGCCGGTTCCCGATCAAGTTCTACCTGACGGCGATGCTCTTCATCGTCTTCGACATCGAGATCATCTTCCTCTACCCCTGGGCGGTCTCCTTCGACGCCCTGCCGATCTTCGGCTTCGTGGAGATGGTCCTGTTCATCGTCGCGGTCTTCGTCGCCTACGCCTACGTCTGGCGGCGCGGCGGCCTGGACTGGGACTGA
- a CDS encoding NuoB/complex I 20 kDa subunit family protein produces MGIEEKLPSGVLLTTVEKLVNWSRKSSVWGATFGLACCAIEMMAAGGPHYDMGRWGMEVFRASPRQADLMIVAGRVSQKMAPVLRQIYDQMAEPRWVLSMGVCASSGGMFNNYAIVQGVDHVVPVDMYLPGCPPRPEMLIDAVLKLREKIMYEPLGPNGRKMLEARKERGDVPVVPYGSMPSSYRNDKARRAEWTRAVREGREEQLRIENWMKAQNHLHPHGGPK; encoded by the coding sequence ATGGGCATCGAGGAGAAGCTTCCCTCCGGCGTCCTGCTCACCACCGTCGAGAAGCTGGTCAACTGGTCGCGGAAGTCGTCCGTCTGGGGCGCCACCTTCGGCCTGGCCTGCTGCGCCATCGAGATGATGGCGGCCGGTGGCCCGCACTACGACATGGGCCGCTGGGGCATGGAGGTCTTCCGGGCCTCGCCCCGGCAGGCGGACCTGATGATCGTGGCCGGCCGGGTGAGCCAGAAGATGGCCCCGGTCCTGCGCCAGATCTACGACCAGATGGCCGAGCCCCGCTGGGTGCTCTCGATGGGTGTCTGCGCCAGCAGCGGCGGCATGTTCAACAACTACGCCATCGTGCAGGGCGTCGACCACGTCGTCCCGGTCGACATGTACCTCCCGGGCTGCCCGCCCCGGCCCGAGATGCTCATCGACGCGGTCCTCAAGCTCCGCGAGAAGATCATGTACGAGCCGCTGGGCCCGAACGGCCGCAAGATGCTGGAGGCCCGCAAGGAGCGCGGTGACGTGCCTGTGGTGCCGTACGGCTCGATGCCGTCGTCGTACCGCAACGACAAGGCCCGGCGCGCCGAGTGGACCAGGGCGGTCCGCGAGGGGCGCGAGGAGCAGTTGCGGATCGAGAACTGGATGAAGGCCCAGAACCACCTCCACCCGCACGGGGGCCCGAAGTGA
- a CDS encoding NADH-quinone oxidoreductase subunit C, with protein MSATDDRTNNGGVPVPVTPAGATGGAPAEHPPASPAGRGMFGVQGSGDVSGYGGLVRPRKPIEESPRPYGGYFDEVRDALEEAYPEFGDAIEKVVIDRGELTLHVRPERIAEVCQVMRDDLALRFELCSSVSGVDYLGAEERRLHVVYQLTSMTYRRRVRLEAAVSAEDPHLPSVTGVYPTADWQERETYDMFGIVFDGHPNLTRILMPDDWEGHPQRKDYPLGGVPVEYKGAEIPPPDRRRSYQ; from the coding sequence GTGAGCGCGACTGACGACAGGACCAACAACGGGGGCGTGCCGGTTCCGGTCACCCCGGCCGGGGCCACCGGCGGCGCGCCCGCCGAGCACCCGCCGGCCAGCCCCGCCGGCCGCGGCATGTTCGGCGTGCAGGGCAGCGGCGACGTCTCCGGCTACGGCGGACTGGTCCGCCCGCGCAAGCCGATCGAGGAGAGCCCCCGGCCGTACGGCGGCTACTTCGACGAGGTCCGGGACGCGCTGGAGGAGGCGTACCCCGAGTTCGGCGACGCGATCGAGAAGGTCGTGATCGACCGGGGTGAGCTGACCCTGCACGTCCGTCCGGAGCGGATCGCCGAGGTCTGCCAGGTGATGCGTGACGACCTGGCGCTCCGCTTCGAGCTCTGCTCCTCGGTGTCCGGCGTGGACTACCTGGGCGCGGAGGAGCGCCGGCTGCACGTCGTCTACCAGCTCACCTCGATGACCTACCGGCGTCGGGTCCGGCTGGAGGCCGCGGTCTCCGCCGAGGACCCGCACCTGCCGAGCGTCACCGGCGTCTACCCGACCGCCGACTGGCAGGAGCGGGAGACGTACGACATGTTCGGCATCGTCTTCGACGGCCACCCCAACCTGACCCGGATCCTCATGCCGGACGACTGGGAGGGGCACCCGCAGCGCAAGGACTACCCCCTGGGTGGCGTCCCGGTCGAGTACAAGGGCGCCGAAATTCCGCCGCCGGACCGGAGGAGGTCCTACCAGTGA
- a CDS encoding NADH-quinone oxidoreductase subunit D — protein sequence MTTSNYATERETTEGKVFTVTGGDWDQVVSGTDPINDERIVVNMGPQHPSTHGVLRLILELEGETVREARSVIGYLHTGIEKNLEYRNWVQGSTFVTRMDYLAPLFNETAYALAVEKLLGITDDITERANTIRVLMMELNRISSHLVWLATTGMELGAISIMLYGFREREYILDIFETITGLRMNHAYVRPGGVAQDVPDDAIVKIRNFLKMMPKKLKEYEDLLSGQPIWTERTKNVAVLDVTACVALGVTGPVLRSAGLAWDLRKTMPYCGYETYEFDVPTHTDGDVWGRYQVRLAEIRESLKLVEQAVDRLAKRGPVMVSDKKIAWPAQLAIGVDGMGNSLEHVAKIMGQSMESLIHHFKLVTEGFRVPPGQVYVGIESPRGELGVHAVSDGGTRPYRVHYREPSFVNLQALPAMAEGGLIADVIAGGASLDPVMGGCDR from the coding sequence GTGACGACGTCGAACTACGCGACCGAGCGCGAGACCACCGAGGGCAAGGTCTTCACCGTCACCGGTGGGGACTGGGACCAGGTCGTCTCCGGTACGGACCCGATCAACGACGAGCGGATCGTCGTCAACATGGGTCCGCAGCACCCGTCGACGCACGGCGTGCTCCGGCTGATCCTGGAGCTGGAGGGCGAGACGGTCCGCGAGGCCCGCTCGGTCATCGGTTACCTGCACACCGGCATCGAGAAGAACCTCGAATACCGCAACTGGGTCCAGGGCTCGACCTTCGTGACCCGGATGGACTACCTCGCCCCGCTGTTCAACGAGACGGCGTACGCGCTGGCGGTCGAGAAGCTGCTCGGCATCACCGACGACATCACCGAGCGGGCCAACACCATCCGGGTACTGATGATGGAGCTCAACCGGATCTCCTCGCACCTGGTCTGGCTGGCCACGACCGGCATGGAGCTGGGCGCGATCTCCATCATGCTGTACGGCTTCCGCGAGCGGGAGTACATCCTCGACATCTTCGAGACCATCACCGGCCTGCGCATGAACCACGCGTACGTGCGGCCGGGCGGGGTGGCGCAGGACGTGCCGGACGACGCGATCGTCAAGATCCGGAACTTCCTCAAGATGATGCCGAAGAAGCTCAAGGAGTACGAGGACCTCCTCTCCGGGCAGCCGATCTGGACCGAGCGCACCAAGAACGTGGCGGTGCTCGACGTGACCGCCTGTGTCGCGCTCGGCGTCACCGGCCCGGTGCTCCGCTCCGCCGGTCTCGCCTGGGACCTGCGCAAGACCATGCCGTACTGCGGCTACGAAACGTACGAGTTCGACGTCCCGACCCACACCGACGGCGACGTCTGGGGCCGCTACCAGGTCCGGCTCGCCGAGATCCGTGAGTCGCTGAAGCTGGTCGAGCAGGCGGTGGACCGGCTCGCCAAGCGCGGCCCGGTGATGGTCTCCGACAAGAAGATCGCCTGGCCGGCGCAGCTCGCCATCGGCGTCGACGGCATGGGCAACTCGCTGGAGCACGTCGCCAAGATCATGGGTCAGTCGATGGAGTCGCTGATCCACCACTTCAAGCTCGTCACCGAGGGCTTCCGGGTCCCGCCGGGCCAGGTGTACGTCGGCATCGAGTCGCCCCGCGGCGAACTGGGCGTGCACGCGGTCTCCGACGGCGGCACCCGGCCGTACCGGGTGCACTACCGGGAGCCGAGCTTCGTCAACCTCCAGGCGCTCCCGGCGATGGCCGAGGGCGGTCTGATCGCCGACGTGATCGCCGGTGGCGCCTCGCTGGACCCCGTGATGGGTGGTTGTGACCGGTGA
- the nuoF gene encoding NADH-quinone oxidoreductase subunit NuoF produces the protein MTTPRPETLAKLTPVLTKRWLSPDAWRVGTYEKLDGYAALRKALKAHPDDLIQLIKDSGLRGRGGAGFPTGLKWGFIPQGDGKPHYLVVNADEGEPGTCKDLPLMAHDPHSLVEGVIIASYAIRANRAYIYIRGEAVHAARRLRNAVQEAHAKGYLGRNILGSGFDLELVVHSGAGAYICGEETALLDSLEGFRGQPRLRPPFPATHGLYASPTVVNNVGTIASVPYIVLGGADWWKTMGTEKSSGPMIYSLSGRIANPGQYECSMGITLRELIELAGGMRPGHNLKFWTPGGSSTPLLTAEHLDVPLDFEGVAAAGSILGTTATQIFSDQDCPVYATYRWLEFYHHESCGKCTPCREGNYWMVRVYRRILAGQGTHEDLDTLLDTCDNILGRSFCGLGDGATSSVTSSLTYFKQDYLDYIEGRTAPKLSDKQLVGAH, from the coding sequence GTGACGACGCCTCGGCCGGAGACGCTGGCCAAGCTCACGCCGGTGCTGACCAAGCGCTGGCTGTCGCCGGACGCCTGGCGCGTCGGCACCTACGAGAAGCTGGACGGCTACGCCGCCCTGCGCAAGGCGCTCAAGGCGCACCCGGACGACCTGATCCAGCTGATCAAGGACTCCGGGCTGCGCGGGCGCGGCGGCGCGGGCTTCCCGACCGGTCTCAAGTGGGGGTTCATCCCGCAGGGCGACGGCAAGCCGCATTACCTGGTGGTGAACGCCGACGAGGGCGAGCCGGGCACCTGCAAGGACCTGCCGCTGATGGCCCACGACCCGCACTCGCTGGTCGAGGGCGTGATCATCGCGTCGTACGCGATCCGGGCCAACCGCGCGTACATCTACATCCGCGGTGAGGCGGTGCACGCCGCCCGTCGGCTGCGCAACGCCGTGCAGGAGGCGCACGCCAAGGGCTACCTGGGCCGGAACATCCTCGGCAGCGGGTTCGACCTGGAGCTGGTGGTGCACTCCGGCGCCGGCGCGTACATCTGCGGCGAGGAGACCGCGCTGCTGGACTCGCTGGAGGGCTTCCGGGGCCAGCCCCGGCTGCGCCCGCCGTTCCCGGCGACCCACGGCCTGTACGCCAGCCCGACCGTGGTCAACAACGTCGGCACCATCGCCAGCGTGCCGTACATCGTGCTGGGCGGCGCGGACTGGTGGAAGACCATGGGTACGGAGAAGTCCTCCGGCCCGATGATCTACTCGCTCTCCGGCCGGATCGCCAACCCGGGCCAGTACGAGTGCTCGATGGGGATCACCCTGCGCGAGCTGATCGAGCTGGCCGGCGGGATGCGGCCCGGGCACAACCTGAAGTTCTGGACCCCGGGCGGCTCGTCCACCCCGCTGCTCACCGCCGAGCACCTCGACGTCCCGCTGGACTTCGAGGGGGTGGCGGCGGCCGGCTCGATCCTGGGCACCACGGCCACGCAGATCTTCTCCGACCAGGACTGCCCGGTGTACGCGACCTACCGGTGGCTGGAGTTCTACCACCACGAGTCGTGCGGCAAGTGCACCCCGTGCCGCGAGGGCAACTACTGGATGGTCCGGGTCTACCGGCGGATCCTCGCCGGCCAGGGCACCCACGAGGACCTGGACACCCTGCTCGACACCTGCGACAACATCCTCGGCCGCTCGTTCTGCGGTCTGGGTGACGGTGCGACCAGCTCGGTGACCTCGTCGCTGACGTACTTCAAGCAGGACTACCTCGACTACATCGAGGGACGTACCGCGCCGAAGCTCTCCGACAAGCAGTTGGTGGGAGCCCACTGA
- a CDS encoding NADH-quinone oxidoreductase subunit G: MTDVAKQTETVTLTIDGVQVTAPKGELLIRVAERMGTEIPRFCDHPLLAPAGACRQCLVEVEGQRKPVASCTQTVAEGMVVRTQLTSPVAKKAQEGVMELLLLNHPLDCPMCDKGGECPLQNQAMSTGRTDSRFHEHKREYPKPLPISSQVLLDRERCVLCQRCTRFSEEIAGDKFIDLMNRSSAEEINIYRDDAYGAVDAGSADGAGAGAGDVPFNSYFSGNTVQICPVGALTGAQYRFRARPFDLVSTPSVCEHCSAGCAQRTDWRRGKVLRRLAGDDPAVNEEWNCDKGRWGFQYTRAFDRLTTPLVRDERSGELREASWSEALTRAAEGLRAARDGGSGTAVLTGGRLTVEDAYSYAKFARVALHTNDIDFRARPVSREEADFLASRVAGITDVTYADVENAPAVVLVGLEPEEECPVLFLRLRKAYLKNKLTVYAIAPFATPGLEKLGAKLARVVPGEEASVLAEHATVAEALSRPGAILIVGERLGAVPGGLSAAADVARRTGAKLAWVPRRAGDRGAVDAGCLPNLLPGGRPVTEPAARAELGEAWDIAAGVIPSQAGRDTDGILTAAANGQLGALVVAGVDPADLADPRLAERALDAVPFLVSLELRMSAVARRADVVFPVAPVVEKAGSFLDWEGRLRTFEKVLDTAAMSDGRVLDALAAQLDVRLGTGDVAGVRRELGALPPTRVDRPAAPMVEPATVPQPGAGQAVLATWHQLIDLGALTDGDEHLAGTARPPVVRLGKGTAEAIGVADGDPVTVGTDRGAVTLPAAITEMPDGVVWLPTNSPGSTVRRSLGAAAGEVVEVSAGAVVPAGRVAADAAGNPGPLLNAGGVQ; encoded by the coding sequence ATGACCGACGTAGCCAAGCAGACTGAGACCGTCACCCTCACCATCGACGGCGTCCAGGTCACCGCGCCCAAGGGGGAGCTGCTGATCCGGGTCGCCGAGCGGATGGGCACCGAGATCCCGCGGTTCTGCGACCACCCGCTGCTGGCCCCGGCCGGTGCCTGCCGGCAGTGCCTGGTGGAGGTGGAGGGGCAGCGCAAGCCGGTCGCCTCCTGCACCCAGACCGTGGCCGAGGGCATGGTGGTCCGCACCCAGCTCACCTCGCCGGTCGCCAAGAAGGCCCAGGAGGGGGTGATGGAGCTGCTGCTCCTCAACCACCCACTGGACTGCCCCATGTGTGACAAGGGCGGTGAGTGCCCGCTGCAGAACCAGGCGATGTCCACCGGCCGCACGGACTCCCGCTTCCACGAGCACAAGCGGGAGTACCCGAAGCCGCTGCCGATCAGCAGCCAGGTGCTGCTCGACCGCGAGCGCTGCGTGCTCTGCCAGCGCTGCACCCGGTTCTCCGAGGAGATCGCCGGCGACAAGTTCATCGACCTGATGAACCGGTCGTCCGCCGAGGAGATCAACATCTACCGGGACGACGCGTACGGGGCGGTCGACGCGGGCAGTGCCGATGGCGCCGGCGCAGGCGCCGGCGATGTCCCGTTCAACTCGTACTTCTCCGGGAACACGGTGCAGATCTGTCCGGTGGGCGCGCTGACCGGCGCGCAGTACCGGTTCCGGGCCCGCCCGTTCGACCTGGTCTCCACCCCGAGCGTCTGCGAGCACTGCTCGGCCGGTTGCGCCCAGCGCACGGACTGGCGGCGCGGCAAGGTGCTGCGCCGGCTGGCCGGCGACGACCCGGCGGTGAACGAGGAGTGGAACTGCGACAAGGGCCGCTGGGGCTTCCAGTACACCCGCGCGTTCGACCGGCTCACCACCCCGCTGGTCCGCGACGAGCGGAGCGGTGAGCTGCGCGAGGCGTCCTGGAGCGAGGCGCTGACCCGGGCCGCCGAGGGGCTGCGCGCCGCCCGGGACGGCGGGTCGGGCACGGCGGTGCTGACCGGTGGCCGGCTGACCGTCGAGGACGCCTACTCGTACGCGAAGTTCGCCCGGGTCGCGCTGCACACCAACGACATCGACTTCCGGGCCCGCCCGGTCTCCCGTGAGGAGGCCGACTTCCTGGCCAGCCGGGTCGCCGGCATCACCGATGTGACCTACGCGGACGTGGAGAACGCGCCCGCGGTGGTGCTGGTCGGCCTGGAGCCGGAGGAGGAGTGCCCGGTCCTCTTCCTGCGGCTGCGCAAGGCGTACCTGAAGAACAAGCTCACCGTGTACGCGATCGCGCCGTTCGCCACCCCGGGCCTGGAGAAGCTCGGGGCCAAGCTGGCCCGGGTGGTGCCGGGCGAGGAGGCCAGCGTGCTGGCCGAGCACGCCACGGTGGCCGAGGCGCTGAGCCGGCCGGGGGCGATCCTGATCGTCGGCGAGCGGCTGGGCGCGGTGCCGGGCGGGCTCTCCGCCGCGGCGGACGTCGCCCGGCGTACCGGTGCGAAGCTGGCCTGGGTGCCGCGGCGCGCGGGTGACCGCGGCGCGGTCGACGCGGGCTGCCTGCCCAACCTGCTTCCCGGTGGCCGCCCGGTCACCGAGCCGGCCGCCCGCGCCGAGCTGGGTGAGGCGTGGGACATCGCGGCCGGGGTGATCCCGAGCCAGGCCGGCCGGGACACCGACGGCATCCTCACCGCGGCGGCCAACGGCCAGCTCGGCGCCCTCGTGGTGGCCGGCGTGGACCCGGCCGACCTGGCCGACCCGCGCCTGGCCGAGCGGGCCCTGGACGCGGTGCCGTTCCTGGTCAGCCTGGAACTGCGGATGAGCGCCGTGGCCCGCCGGGCGGACGTGGTCTTCCCGGTCGCCCCGGTGGTCGAGAAGGCCGGCAGCTTCCTGGACTGGGAGGGCCGGCTGCGGACCTTCGAGAAGGTGCTGGACACCGCGGCGATGAGCGACGGCCGGGTGCTCGACGCGCTGGCCGCGCAGCTCGACGTCCGCCTCGGCACCGGTGACGTGGCCGGCGTGCGCCGGGAACTGGGCGCCCTGCCGCCGACCCGGGTGGACCGTCCGGCCGCGCCGATGGTCGAGCCGGCCACCGTGCCGCAGCCGGGCGCGGGCCAGGCCGTCCTGGCCACCTGGCACCAGCTGATCGACCTGGGCGCCCTCACCGACGGCGACGAGCACCTGGCCGGCACCGCCCGCCCGCCGGTGGTCCGGCTGGGCAAGGGCACCGCCGAGGCGATCGGCGTGGCCGACGGCGACCCGGTGACCGTGGGCACCGACCGCGGGGCGGTCACCCTGCCGGCGGCGATCACCGAGATGCCGGACGGTGTGGTCTGGCTGCCGACCAACTCGCCCGGCTCGACCGTCCGGCGCAGCCTCGGCGCGGCGGCCGGCGAGGTCGTAGAGGTCTCCGCCGGTGCGGTCGTCCCGGCCGGGCGTGTCGCCGCGGACGCGGCCGGTAACCCGGGTCCGCTCCTCAACGCAGGGGGTGTTCAATGA
- the nuoH gene encoding NADH-quinone oxidoreductase subunit NuoH, with the protein MSPVILAAQDPTLADFGHDPWWLVLIKIVFAFVFGLLATLLGVWFERRVVGYMQVRPGPNQVGPFGLLQTLADGLKMAFKEDILPRAADKVVYFFAPTISVICAVTALSVVPFGPQVSIFGHWTPLQVTDVPVAVLVLLACSSMGIYGIVLGGWASGSTYPLLGGLRSTAQMISYEVAMGLSIVAVFMTAGTMSTSGIVAKQAHGTHLSLFGADLQAPGWYAILLLPSFIIFFIATVGETNRAPFDLPEAESELVAGFMTEYSSLKFALFMLSEYVSMVTMSAVTTTLFLGGWRAPWPITMWAGANSGWWPMLWFFGKVILLVFVFVWLRGTLPRLRYDQFMRFGWKVLLPINLVWILVLSGLRSIEDWQTKDRLLATGIGAGVLLLATLFWPSKKKEPKPTLQEQVNSRPHGSFPLPPMDLQVPPSPRTVRVVAEREPANVVAGSDPSREV; encoded by the coding sequence ATGAGCCCGGTCATCCTGGCCGCCCAGGACCCGACGCTTGCCGACTTCGGTCACGACCCGTGGTGGCTGGTCCTGATCAAGATCGTCTTCGCGTTCGTCTTCGGCCTGCTGGCCACGCTGCTCGGCGTCTGGTTCGAGCGGCGGGTCGTCGGCTACATGCAGGTCCGGCCCGGACCCAACCAGGTCGGCCCGTTCGGCCTGCTGCAGACGCTCGCCGACGGTCTCAAGATGGCCTTCAAGGAGGACATCCTCCCGCGGGCCGCCGACAAGGTCGTCTACTTCTTCGCCCCGACCATCTCGGTGATCTGCGCGGTCACCGCGCTGTCGGTGGTGCCGTTCGGTCCGCAGGTCAGCATCTTCGGCCACTGGACGCCGCTCCAGGTCACCGACGTGCCGGTGGCGGTGCTGGTGCTGCTGGCCTGCTCGTCGATGGGCATCTACGGCATCGTGCTCGGCGGTTGGGCCTCCGGCTCGACCTACCCGCTGCTCGGCGGTCTCCGGTCCACCGCCCAGATGATCTCGTACGAGGTCGCGATGGGGCTGAGCATCGTGGCGGTGTTCATGACCGCCGGCACGATGTCCACCAGCGGGATCGTCGCCAAGCAGGCGCACGGCACGCACCTGAGCCTCTTCGGCGCCGACCTCCAGGCCCCCGGCTGGTACGCGATCCTGCTGCTGCCGAGCTTCATCATCTTCTTCATCGCCACCGTGGGTGAGACCAACCGGGCGCCGTTCGACCTGCCCGAGGCGGAGTCGGAGCTGGTCGCGGGCTTCATGACCGAGTACAGCTCGCTGAAGTTCGCGCTCTTCATGCTCTCCGAGTACGTCTCGATGGTGACCATGTCCGCGGTCACCACCACGCTGTTCCTCGGCGGCTGGCGGGCACCCTGGCCGATCACCATGTGGGCGGGCGCCAACTCGGGTTGGTGGCCGATGCTCTGGTTCTTCGGCAAGGTGATCCTCCTGGTCTTCGTCTTCGTCTGGCTGCGGGGCACCCTGCCCCGTCTCCGGTACGACCAGTTCATGCGCTTCGGCTGGAAGGTCCTGCTGCCGATCAACCTGGTCTGGATCCTGGTCCTGAGCGGGCTGCGCTCGATCGAGGACTGGCAGACCAAGGACCGGCTGCTCGCCACCGGCATCGGCGCGGGCGTGCTGCTGCTGGCCACGCTCTTCTGGCCGAGCAAGAAGAAGGAGCCGAAGCCGACGCTCCAGGAGCAGGTCAACAGCCGTCCGCACGGCAGCTTCCCGCTGCCTCCGATGGATCTTCAGGTACCGCCGAGCCCGCGCACCGTGCGCGTGGTCGCCGAGCGGGAGCCGGCCAACGTCGTCGCCGGCTCGGACCCCAGCAGGGAGGTGTGA
- the nuoI gene encoding NADH-quinone oxidoreductase subunit NuoI — protein MGTITGTFKGFGVTFSHMFRKVVTTDYPFKPPVAAPRYHGRHILNRHPDGLEKCIGCELCAWACPADAIYVEGGDNTEEQRFSPGERYASVYQINYARCIFCGLCIEACPTRSLTMSNEYELARDNRQDLIFTKEQLLAPLLPGMEQPPHPMRLGESEKDYYVGGLTNPGTSAGAERSPMSPAAAGKGDTA, from the coding sequence GTGGGCACGATCACCGGAACGTTCAAGGGCTTCGGGGTCACCTTCTCGCACATGTTCAGGAAGGTCGTCACCACCGACTACCCGTTCAAGCCGCCGGTCGCGGCGCCGCGCTACCACGGGCGGCACATCCTCAACCGGCACCCGGACGGCCTGGAGAAGTGCATCGGCTGCGAGCTGTGTGCCTGGGCCTGCCCGGCGGACGCGATCTACGTCGAGGGTGGCGACAACACCGAGGAGCAGCGCTTCTCCCCGGGCGAGCGGTACGCCAGCGTCTACCAGATCAACTACGCCCGGTGCATCTTCTGCGGTCTCTGCATCGAGGCCTGCCCGACCCGTTCGCTCACCATGAGCAACGAGTACGAGCTGGCCCGGGACAACCGGCAGGATCTGATCTTCACGAAGGAGCAGCTGCTCGCGCCGCTGCTGCCGGGCATGGAGCAGCCGCCGCACCCGATGCGGCTGGGCGAGAGCGAGAAGGACTACTACGTCGGCGGGCTGACCAACCCGGGCACTTCGGCCGGCGCCGAGCGTTCGCCGATGAGCCCGGCCGCGGCTGGCAAGGGAGACACGGCATGA